From a region of the Rathayibacter sp. VKM Ac-2804 genome:
- a CDS encoding DUF58 domain-containing protein: MPTDPRDPKRASGRLGALPAVRGVALTVRGWALVVLGAVAIVVAPIIAFRELLFVGIVLLGLPVAAVLALLVVTPVLQVQRRFAPQVVAVGDVVDVDVVLDNRGSALRAGARAEDRLDRVERGLVTGRTVARGAFTLPSIALRGSGASRVRARYRLPAGRRGIHRIGPLRLTRGDAFGLAVRETVAGAAQPFVVTPRAVPLQSDVLDAHGAGGSSPVAHATAGAGTDDVIPRDYRPGDAMRRVHWRASARSGELKVRQDEQNTDPHAWILLETRAARILDERGGDDRLEWAVSMTASLAVHLLERGFETHLIETGAPDQPARSEDEREAAHDVLLRLAELAPADESVEAVGRIAAEMRDAGGSRPVFAVLSRLHEEDLAALASLAAHARPAVAFLVGGTPEEEAALASLGWYPVPVSPRTAVEEAWAQALALRVVA, from the coding sequence GTGCCGACTGACCCGCGCGATCCGAAGCGCGCGTCGGGGCGCCTCGGCGCGCTCCCGGCCGTCCGCGGTGTCGCCCTCACCGTGCGCGGCTGGGCGCTGGTCGTCCTCGGCGCGGTCGCGATCGTGGTCGCCCCGATCATCGCCTTCCGCGAGCTCCTCTTCGTCGGGATCGTCCTGCTCGGCCTGCCCGTCGCCGCCGTCCTCGCGCTGCTCGTCGTGACGCCCGTGCTGCAGGTGCAGCGCCGCTTCGCCCCGCAGGTCGTCGCGGTCGGCGACGTGGTCGACGTCGACGTCGTCCTCGACAACCGCGGCTCGGCGCTGCGGGCCGGCGCCCGGGCGGAGGACCGGCTCGACCGGGTCGAGCGCGGTCTCGTCACCGGACGCACCGTCGCGCGGGGCGCGTTCACCCTGCCCTCGATCGCGCTGCGGGGGAGCGGTGCGAGCCGTGTCCGCGCCCGCTACCGGCTGCCCGCCGGGCGGCGCGGCATCCACCGCATCGGGCCGCTGCGGCTCACCCGCGGCGACGCCTTCGGGCTGGCCGTCCGCGAGACCGTCGCCGGCGCGGCCCAGCCCTTCGTGGTGACCCCGCGGGCCGTCCCGCTGCAGAGCGACGTGCTCGACGCGCACGGCGCCGGCGGCTCGAGCCCGGTCGCGCACGCGACGGCCGGGGCGGGCACCGACGACGTCATCCCGCGCGACTACCGCCCCGGCGACGCGATGCGCCGCGTGCACTGGCGCGCCAGCGCCCGCTCGGGCGAGCTCAAGGTGCGCCAGGACGAGCAGAACACCGACCCGCACGCCTGGATCCTGCTGGAGACGCGCGCCGCGCGGATCCTCGACGAGCGCGGCGGCGACGACCGCCTGGAGTGGGCGGTCTCGATGACCGCCTCGCTCGCGGTGCACCTGCTCGAGCGCGGCTTCGAGACGCACCTGATCGAGACCGGCGCGCCCGACCAGCCCGCCCGCTCCGAGGACGAGCGCGAGGCCGCGCACGACGTGCTGCTGCGCCTGGCCGAGCTCGCCCCCGCCGACGAGTCGGTGGAGGCGGTCGGCCGGATCGCCGCCGAGATGCGCGACGCGGGCGGTAGCCGCCCGGTCTTCGCCGTCCTCTCCCGCCTGCACGAGGAGGACCTGGCCGCGCTGGCCTCCCTCGCCGCGCACGCGCGCCCGGCCGTCGCGTTCCTCGTCGGCGGCACCCCCGAGGAGGAGGCCGCGCTGGCCTCCCTCGGCTGGTACCCCGTGCCGGTGTCGCCGCGCACCGCCGTCGAGGAGGCGTGGGCCCAGGCCCTCGCGCTCCGGGTGGTCGCGTGA
- a CDS encoding DNA/RNA non-specific endonuclease: MSGFDSGFLGVPLAAPRPSEDRVVRQLPYTHFEVLLDPERRLALSTAVNIDGARLLDLGRGDDWHLDERVPAAEQTGPEVYARNDFDRGHLVRRRDPVWGEPAEARAGNVDSFCYTNAAPQASGFNQSKELWLGLEDLVLEYAQANRARIDVFTGPVLAEGDPVYRGVGVPLRFWKIAAWSPDGTTLAASAYLLDQTALVQRIVEGEDREGLAPLGAYRTFQVAVSSLAAPTGLDLDALAAADVLAAAGARAEPPRELLTADDVARGLTAR; encoded by the coding sequence GTGAGCGGCTTCGACTCCGGCTTCCTCGGCGTCCCGCTCGCGGCGCCGCGGCCCTCCGAAGACCGCGTGGTGCGGCAGCTGCCGTACACGCACTTCGAGGTGCTCCTCGACCCGGAGCGGCGACTCGCGCTCTCGACCGCGGTCAACATCGACGGCGCGCGACTGCTCGACCTGGGCCGCGGCGACGACTGGCACCTGGACGAGCGCGTCCCCGCCGCCGAGCAGACCGGCCCCGAGGTGTACGCGCGGAACGACTTCGACCGCGGCCACCTCGTGCGCCGCCGCGACCCCGTCTGGGGCGAGCCGGCCGAGGCCCGCGCCGGCAACGTGGACAGCTTCTGCTACACGAACGCGGCACCGCAGGCGAGCGGCTTCAACCAGTCGAAGGAGCTCTGGCTCGGCCTCGAGGACCTCGTGCTCGAGTACGCCCAGGCGAACCGCGCCCGGATCGACGTCTTCACCGGCCCGGTGCTCGCCGAGGGCGACCCGGTCTACCGCGGGGTCGGCGTCCCGCTCCGGTTCTGGAAGATCGCGGCCTGGAGCCCCGACGGCACGACGCTCGCGGCCAGCGCCTACCTGCTCGACCAGACCGCGCTGGTGCAGCGCATCGTCGAGGGCGAGGACCGCGAGGGCCTCGCGCCGCTCGGTGCCTACCGGACCTTCCAGGTCGCGGTGTCGAGCCTGGCCGCGCCCACCGGGCTCGACCTCGACGCGCTCGCCGCCGCGGACGTGCTGGCCGCGGCGGGAGCGCGCGCGGAACCGCCGCGCGAGCTGCTCACGGCGGACGACGTCGCGCGCGGTCTCACCGCCCGCTGA
- a CDS encoding aminotransferase class IV, whose product MTSPVLVEIDDSGTPRLRDPDAGLVRVDEPGYLRGDGVFETLAVIRGRAHGREEHLARLAASAAAVGLGIPSAEAWSAAIALAVDEHDAVEDLSIRMVAGYRDSSRARATVRAEPTADSSALREHGVPVVVLDRGYAHGALEDAPWLLGGVKSTSGAVTRAALREARRRGAEDVVWRTSDGLLLEGATSSLVLLADGVLLTPAAGSGILDGTTVSRLLAIGERRGLGSSRRDLPVPALSGAAAAWLVSSTRRAVPIRSVDGAPLAIDHGLTAAFEEGLLAG is encoded by the coding sequence ATGACCTCCCCCGTCCTCGTCGAGATCGACGACTCCGGCACTCCTCGCCTCCGCGACCCCGACGCCGGTCTCGTGCGCGTCGACGAGCCCGGGTATCTGCGCGGCGACGGCGTCTTCGAGACGCTGGCCGTCATCCGGGGCCGTGCGCACGGGCGGGAGGAGCACCTCGCGCGCCTGGCCGCCTCGGCCGCCGCCGTCGGGCTCGGGATCCCGTCGGCCGAGGCGTGGTCCGCGGCGATCGCCCTCGCGGTGGACGAGCACGACGCGGTCGAGGACCTCAGCATCCGGATGGTCGCGGGCTACCGCGACTCGTCGCGCGCCCGCGCGACCGTGCGGGCCGAGCCGACCGCCGACTCCTCCGCGCTGCGCGAGCACGGCGTCCCGGTCGTCGTGCTCGACCGCGGCTACGCGCACGGGGCGCTGGAGGACGCGCCCTGGCTGCTCGGCGGCGTCAAGTCGACCTCCGGTGCCGTCACCCGCGCGGCGCTGCGCGAGGCGAGGCGCCGCGGTGCCGAGGACGTGGTCTGGCGCACGAGCGACGGCCTGCTCCTCGAGGGGGCGACCTCGAGTCTCGTGCTGCTCGCGGACGGGGTGCTCCTGACGCCCGCTGCCGGCTCGGGGATCCTCGACGGCACGACGGTGTCGCGGCTGCTCGCGATCGGCGAGCGGCGAGGGCTCGGATCCTCGCGGCGGGACCTGCCCGTCCCGGCACTGTCGGGCGCCGCTGCGGCCTGGCTGGTGTCGAGCACGAGGCGCGCGGTGCCGATCCGCTCCGTCGACGGAGCGCCCCTGGCGATCGACCACGGGCTGACCGCGGCCTTCGAGGAGGGACTGCTCGCCGGCTGA
- a CDS encoding DUF3488 and transglutaminase-like domain-containing protein — translation MSRRGRDARSGSVLLSVLLWLSLVTASSGIGRLLEGIGWLVQLALAVGVVLAVPAAARALRAHPVIPPVLGTLAVVGVLTAMFVPGRALLFLVPTPGAVADAQTLAQAGFTSIAEQGLPAVADSGIAFLLVGGVVVLAWAADLFAFSVRLPALAGLFPATLLAVPAIIDPAEVSWPSLLLTALVYLGILAVSARPERRGPRSASLGATVPSIAIAGAVVIVAGLVAGSAGGFARVATPSGVSGTLFNGSIDPVVALGADLRRPNPVTVLRYSTDSDLPVYLRVLTVSDFEGEDWAPSDTEETADIAAPIAPAGLGEAVPRETEEVDVSVETLRSRWLPVPYPVSELSGVGDGWLQDVQDGSIRGDATTRAGDEYEVQALRLEPDPQQLLDAPVPSGFDRYLSLPEDVPEIVRTTASDVTADAVTAYDRARALQRFFRSSEFRYSEDTPAEEGYDGDGVGVLASFLEVREGYCVHFASAMAVMARELGIPSRLAIGYQPGSVVPSPGTELTSYRVQSSDLHAWPELYFEGVGWLPFEPTPSRGAPASYTLPSATTSAPSTTPGAAASAAPGAEPGRTASPTPSASTATATPGPSAAAPRPARRS, via the coding sequence GTGAGCCGCCGCGGGCGCGACGCCCGCTCGGGCTCGGTCCTGCTCTCGGTCCTGCTCTGGCTCTCGCTCGTCACGGCCTCCTCGGGGATCGGCCGCCTGCTCGAGGGGATCGGCTGGCTCGTCCAGCTGGCCCTCGCGGTCGGGGTCGTCCTCGCCGTCCCGGCCGCGGCGCGCGCCCTCCGCGCGCACCCGGTGATCCCGCCGGTCCTCGGCACGCTCGCGGTCGTCGGCGTGCTCACCGCGATGTTCGTCCCCGGACGCGCGCTGCTCTTCCTCGTCCCGACCCCGGGCGCCGTCGCCGACGCGCAGACCCTCGCCCAGGCGGGCTTCACCTCCATCGCGGAGCAGGGCCTCCCCGCGGTCGCCGACAGCGGGATCGCCTTCCTCCTCGTCGGCGGCGTCGTCGTGCTCGCCTGGGCCGCCGATCTCTTCGCGTTCTCGGTGCGCCTGCCCGCGCTCGCCGGTCTCTTCCCCGCCACCCTCCTGGCGGTGCCCGCGATCATCGATCCGGCCGAGGTCTCCTGGCCGAGTCTGCTGCTCACGGCGCTCGTCTACCTCGGGATCCTCGCCGTGAGCGCGCGACCCGAGCGCCGCGGCCCGCGCAGCGCCTCGCTCGGCGCCACCGTGCCGTCGATCGCGATCGCGGGCGCCGTCGTGATCGTCGCCGGTCTCGTCGCCGGGTCCGCGGGCGGATTCGCGCGCGTCGCCACGCCGTCCGGCGTCTCCGGCACGCTCTTCAACGGCTCGATCGACCCGGTCGTCGCCCTCGGCGCCGACCTGCGCCGCCCGAACCCGGTGACCGTGCTGCGCTACTCGACCGATTCCGATCTGCCGGTCTACCTCCGCGTGCTCACCGTCTCGGACTTCGAGGGCGAGGACTGGGCGCCGAGCGACACCGAGGAGACCGCCGACATCGCAGCTCCGATCGCGCCCGCCGGCCTCGGCGAGGCCGTCCCGCGGGAGACGGAGGAGGTCGACGTCTCGGTCGAGACCCTGCGCAGCCGCTGGCTCCCGGTGCCGTACCCCGTCTCCGAGCTGAGCGGTGTCGGCGACGGCTGGCTGCAGGACGTGCAGGACGGCTCCATCCGCGGCGACGCGACCACCCGGGCGGGCGACGAGTACGAGGTGCAGGCGCTGCGGCTCGAGCCCGATCCGCAGCAGCTGCTCGACGCCCCGGTGCCCAGCGGCTTCGACCGCTACCTCTCGCTCCCGGAGGACGTGCCCGAGATCGTGCGCACGACGGCGAGCGACGTGACGGCGGACGCGGTCACCGCGTACGACCGGGCCCGCGCGCTGCAGAGGTTCTTCCGCTCGTCGGAGTTCCGCTACTCCGAGGACACCCCCGCCGAGGAGGGCTACGACGGCGACGGCGTCGGCGTGCTCGCCTCCTTCCTCGAGGTCCGCGAGGGCTACTGCGTGCACTTCGCCTCGGCGATGGCCGTGATGGCCCGCGAGCTCGGCATCCCCTCCCGGCTCGCGATCGGCTACCAGCCCGGCTCGGTCGTGCCGTCCCCGGGCACCGAGCTGACGAGCTACCGGGTGCAGTCGTCCGACCTGCACGCCTGGCCCGAGCTCTACTTCGAGGGCGTCGGCTGGCTGCCGTTCGAGCCGACCCCGAGCCGCGGGGCTCCGGCCTCGTACACGCTGCCGAGCGCGACGACCTCCGCCCCCTCGACGACCCCCGGTGCCGCCGCGAGCGCGGCGCCCGGCGCGGAGCCCGGCCGGACCGCGTCGCCGACGCCCAGCGCATCGACCGCGACCGCGACGCCCGGGCCCTCGGCGGCGGCACCGCGACCAGCGCGCCGGTCGTGA
- a CDS encoding ATP-dependent DNA helicase RecG: protein MIPDPLDASLAPLIGPRTAKPIEKAFGYRTVGELLGHYPRRYAKRGELTDVSRLPVGENVTIVAEVREVRSREMKNRRGGLLEVIISDGTGTLSLTFFGQPWRATQLHRGVRGIFAGTVSMFRETKQLTHPDYRLFDDEEVTAHGPIARSALTKDWTERPIPIYPATSTIASWQLQAAIEVVLDDLKYVQDPIPAEVRANRKLLDLGAALELIHRPQREGEEIPARDTLRFHEAFLLQLALLERRAAARSTPGTARVAAPGGLLERFDAALPFTLTDDQKTVGREITADLADESPMSRLVQGEVGSGKTLVALRAMLATAESGGQAALLAPTEVLAGQHLRSIVRTLGPELSAELVPTLLTGGLGAAARRAALLRIVSGTAKIVVGTHALLGDKVSFYDLGLVVIDEQHRFGVDQRDALRRKGAQPPHVLVLTATPIPRTVAMTVFGDLDVSTIRELPAGRPGISSHVVSLADHPALIARAWERADEEIRKGHQVYLVCPAIEPGEAAEGPLAAEDEPTATPLTTVSETIEGVRRHSLLGKRRSAALHGRMTAEEKDAVMQSFAAGEIDVLVSTTVIEVGVDVPNASMMIVLDAERFGVSQLHQLRGRIGRGGVPGVCLFVTAAEAGTTPRERVETVAATLDGFDLAEADLELRREGDVLGDSQSGGRSSLRLLRVVQDSWLILEARVLAERLLETDPVLATHERLRAALERRVQERDREFLGKS, encoded by the coding sequence GTGATCCCGGACCCCCTCGACGCCTCGCTCGCGCCGCTGATCGGCCCGCGGACCGCCAAGCCGATCGAGAAGGCGTTCGGCTACCGCACGGTCGGCGAGCTCCTCGGCCACTACCCGCGCCGCTACGCCAAGCGCGGCGAGCTGACCGACGTGTCGCGGCTGCCGGTGGGCGAGAACGTGACGATCGTCGCCGAGGTCCGCGAGGTGCGCTCGCGCGAGATGAAGAACCGCCGCGGCGGACTGCTCGAGGTGATCATCTCGGACGGCACGGGCACCCTCTCGCTGACGTTCTTCGGCCAGCCCTGGCGCGCCACGCAGCTGCACCGGGGCGTGCGCGGCATCTTCGCCGGGACCGTGTCGATGTTCCGCGAGACGAAGCAGCTCACCCACCCCGACTACCGGCTCTTCGACGACGAGGAGGTCACGGCGCACGGCCCGATCGCGAGATCAGCACTCACGAAGGACTGGACCGAGCGGCCGATCCCGATCTACCCCGCGACCAGCACGATCGCGAGCTGGCAGCTGCAGGCCGCGATCGAGGTGGTGCTCGACGACCTGAAGTACGTGCAGGACCCGATCCCCGCCGAGGTGCGCGCGAACCGGAAGCTGCTCGACCTCGGCGCCGCGCTCGAGCTGATCCACCGGCCGCAGCGCGAGGGCGAGGAGATCCCGGCGCGCGACACCCTGCGCTTCCACGAGGCGTTCCTGCTGCAGCTGGCCCTGCTCGAGCGGCGGGCGGCGGCCCGCTCGACGCCGGGGACCGCGCGGGTCGCCGCACCGGGCGGGCTGCTCGAGCGCTTCGACGCCGCGCTCCCGTTCACGCTGACCGACGATCAGAAGACGGTCGGCCGCGAGATCACCGCGGACCTCGCGGACGAGTCGCCGATGTCGCGGCTCGTGCAGGGCGAGGTCGGGTCGGGCAAGACCCTGGTCGCGCTCCGGGCCATGCTCGCGACGGCCGAGAGCGGCGGGCAGGCGGCGCTGCTCGCGCCGACCGAGGTGCTCGCCGGCCAGCACCTCCGCTCGATCGTCCGCACCCTCGGGCCCGAGCTGTCGGCGGAGCTCGTGCCGACCCTCCTCACCGGCGGTCTCGGCGCGGCCGCGCGGCGCGCGGCGCTGCTGCGGATCGTCTCCGGGACCGCGAAGATCGTCGTCGGCACCCACGCACTGCTCGGCGACAAGGTCTCGTTCTACGACCTCGGGCTCGTGGTGATCGACGAGCAGCACCGCTTCGGCGTCGACCAGCGCGACGCCCTGCGGCGGAAGGGCGCCCAGCCGCCGCACGTGCTCGTGCTCACCGCGACGCCCATCCCGCGCACCGTCGCGATGACGGTCTTCGGCGACCTCGACGTCTCCACCATCCGCGAGCTGCCGGCCGGCCGCCCCGGCATCAGCAGCCACGTCGTGTCCCTCGCCGACCATCCTGCCCTGATCGCCCGGGCCTGGGAGCGGGCCGACGAGGAGATCCGCAAGGGCCACCAGGTGTACCTCGTCTGCCCGGCGATCGAGCCGGGGGAGGCGGCGGAGGGTCCGCTCGCCGCGGAGGACGAGCCCACGGCGACCCCGCTGACGACGGTGTCGGAGACGATCGAGGGCGTCCGCAGGCACTCCCTCCTGGGGAAGCGCCGCTCGGCCGCCCTGCACGGACGGATGACGGCGGAGGAGAAGGACGCCGTCATGCAGTCCTTCGCGGCCGGCGAGATCGACGTCCTCGTCTCGACCACCGTCATCGAGGTCGGCGTCGACGTGCCGAACGCGTCGATGATGATCGTCCTCGACGCCGAGCGGTTCGGCGTCTCGCAGCTGCACCAGCTGCGCGGGCGGATCGGGCGCGGCGGCGTGCCCGGCGTCTGCCTCTTCGTCACCGCGGCCGAGGCGGGCACGACGCCGCGCGAGCGGGTCGAGACCGTCGCGGCGACGCTCGACGGCTTCGACCTGGCCGAGGCCGACCTGGAGCTGCGCCGGGAGGGCGACGTGCTGGGCGACTCGCAGTCCGGCGGGCGCTCCTCCCTGCGGCTGCTGCGCGTGGTGCAGGACTCCTGGCTCATCCTCGAGGCACGGGTGCTCGCCGAGCGGCTGCTCGAGACCGATCCGGTGCTCGCGACGCACGAGCGCCTCCGCGCCGCCCTCGAGCGGCGCGTGCAGGAGCGCGACCGCGAGTTCCTCGGCAAGAGCTGA
- the cofC gene encoding 2-phospho-L-lactate guanylyltransferase: MSGAWTAVVVYRGRGTSKTRLELVARSALAEAFLLDTLASVGAAESVGAVVLVTSDMSAVERAALEHPGLHVIGDPGQLNPAVAAGIAQAQDLRPGAPVIALTADLPALTAADLDAALAAVGDEPSMVGDRAGSGTTALLLPGGTGPEPAFGLDSREKHVGAGYRVLDLPESSTLRLDVDTVDDLRHAEAVGVGAWTARELDAAA, from the coding sequence GTGAGCGGCGCTTGGACGGCCGTCGTCGTGTACCGCGGCCGCGGCACCTCCAAGACCCGGCTCGAGCTCGTGGCGCGCTCCGCCCTCGCCGAGGCGTTCCTCCTCGACACCCTGGCGTCGGTCGGCGCTGCGGAGTCGGTGGGCGCCGTCGTCCTCGTCACCTCCGACATGTCGGCGGTCGAGCGGGCCGCGCTCGAGCACCCCGGCCTGCACGTCATCGGCGATCCGGGGCAGCTCAATCCCGCGGTCGCCGCGGGAATCGCGCAGGCCCAGGACCTCCGCCCCGGTGCACCCGTGATCGCGCTGACGGCCGATCTGCCCGCGCTCACCGCCGCCGACCTCGACGCCGCCCTCGCGGCCGTCGGCGACGAGCCCTCGATGGTCGGCGACCGGGCCGGCAGCGGCACGACCGCGCTGCTCCTGCCCGGCGGGACCGGACCCGAGCCGGCCTTCGGCCTCGACTCGCGGGAGAAGCACGTCGGCGCCGGCTACCGCGTGCTCGACCTGCCCGAGTCCTCGACGCTGCGGCTGGACGTCGACACGGTCGACGACCTGCGCCACGCCGAGGCGGTGGGCGTCGGCGCCTGGACCGCGCGCGAGCTCGACGCCGCCGCCTGA
- the coaD gene encoding pantetheine-phosphate adenylyltransferase — protein MARIAVVPGSFDPVTLGHLDVIERAARLVDELHVVVVHNPAKTALLPIAQRVALIEQSIAEAGIEGTIVVASWSMGLLVDYCTDVGASILVKGIRSQVDVAYETPMAIVNRNLAHVETVFLLPDPAHAHVSSSLVRQVSALGGDVSPYVPPAVAAYLAS, from the coding sequence ATGGCCCGCATCGCCGTCGTCCCCGGTTCGTTCGACCCCGTCACCCTCGGGCATCTCGACGTCATCGAGCGCGCCGCGCGCCTCGTCGACGAGCTGCACGTGGTCGTCGTGCACAACCCGGCCAAGACCGCCCTGCTGCCGATCGCGCAGCGCGTCGCCCTGATCGAGCAGTCGATCGCCGAGGCCGGCATCGAGGGGACGATCGTCGTCGCCTCCTGGAGCATGGGCCTGCTCGTCGACTACTGCACCGACGTCGGCGCGAGCATCCTCGTGAAGGGCATCCGCTCGCAGGTCGACGTCGCCTACGAGACGCCGATGGCGATCGTGAACCGCAACCTCGCCCACGTCGAGACCGTCTTCCTCCTGCCCGACCCCGCGCACGCCCACGTCTCGTCCTCGCTGGTCCGCCAGGTCTCCGCCCTCGGCGGCGACGTCTCGCCCTACGTGCCGCCGGCCGTCGCGGCGTACCTCGCCTCCTGA
- the cofE gene encoding coenzyme F420-0:L-glutamate ligase, whose amino-acid sequence MSAMRVAAWVLEGIPEVVPGDDLLELILAAIEAAPAADRPVDGDVLVVTSKIVSKAEGRVVAADDREDAITAETVRVVATRAHAHGVTRIVENRLGIVQAAAGVDSSNVAEGTVLLLPEDPDASARALCAGLRERLGARVGVVVSDTLGRAWRVGQTDAAIGAAGLLVIDDLRGAVDALGRTLAVTMPAVADEIAALGDLVKGKATGHPVAVVRGVGRLVTGLDAPGARTLTRTGPDDMFRVGADEAHAEGYAAGLAAAGRVAS is encoded by the coding sequence ATGAGTGCGATGCGCGTGGCGGCCTGGGTCCTCGAGGGGATCCCCGAGGTGGTCCCGGGAGACGACCTGCTCGAGCTGATCCTCGCGGCGATCGAGGCCGCTCCGGCAGCGGACCGCCCCGTCGACGGAGACGTCCTCGTGGTGACCAGCAAGATCGTCTCGAAGGCGGAGGGCCGGGTGGTCGCCGCGGACGACCGCGAGGACGCCATCACCGCCGAGACCGTCCGCGTCGTCGCCACCCGGGCGCACGCGCACGGCGTCACCAGGATCGTGGAGAACCGCCTCGGCATCGTCCAGGCCGCCGCCGGGGTGGACTCGAGCAACGTCGCGGAGGGCACCGTGCTGCTGCTGCCGGAGGACCCCGACGCGTCCGCCCGCGCGCTCTGCGCGGGACTGCGCGAGCGGCTCGGTGCCCGGGTCGGCGTCGTCGTCAGCGACACCCTGGGCCGCGCCTGGCGGGTCGGCCAGACCGACGCGGCGATCGGAGCGGCGGGGCTGCTCGTGATCGACGACCTGCGCGGCGCCGTCGACGCGCTCGGCCGGACGCTCGCGGTGACCATGCCCGCGGTGGCCGACGAGATCGCCGCGCTCGGCGACCTCGTGAAGGGCAAGGCGACCGGGCACCCCGTCGCCGTCGTCCGCGGTGTCGGCCGGCTCGTCACCGGGCTCGACGCGCCGGGCGCCCGCACGCTGACCCGCACCGGTCCTGACGACATGTTCCGCGTCGGCGCCGACGAGGCGCACGCCGAGGGCTATGCGGCAGGGCTCGCCGCTGCCGGGCGGGTCGCGTCGTGA